TCAGCGACCACGGTGATCAGCAGACCTCCACACCGGTGACACCCGAGTTCTCCAGGCGGCGCCCGTAGGAGCCGGGGTACCGATACTTCTTCGAGCAGCCGTCGTAGTAGACGGCGTAGATCACGTTGCCGTGCTCGTCGCGTGGGCGCAGCGATGAGCACGACTGATCCGCGCGCAGGTACTGGGAGCCCTCGTACTTGTCCAAAGCGGCCTGCACTTCGGCGACAGGAGCGTCGCCCAGGGGGCTCTGCACGATGGTGATGATGCGGCCGTCGCACGGCGGTGTGGAGATCGGGGTGGACAGGCCGAGGTCACCGACGCCGCGGGCGGTGGTCGTGCCCGGCGGTGCCTGCGGGATCGGGGTCTGTGTCCGGGTGACGGTGCCGGCGGGGGCTTCGCCCGCCGAGGGGGAGGTCGCGGGCGACGTCTCGGTGACGGTCACATCGCCGGCCGCGGTCGTGGTCTGGTGGCTGTCGTCTCCGCGCGGCCACAGCCAGATGCCGACGACGGCGAGTGCCAGCACGGCGACCACCGCGGCGATGGTCAGGAGCGCGGTGTTCGGGGCGTCCCGGCGCGAAGCGGGCGGGTACCCGGCGGCGCCGACCGGGTGCGGGTACGTCGGGGTGGTGAACCCGGCCGATCCGGTCACGGGGCGGGTCCCGGCCGGCGTCGGCCCGGTCGGTGCCTCGGCGGTGAACGGCGCTGCCGGCGGCGGCGCGGGCAGCGCCGGGGGCGAGCCGGCGAGGACCCGCCGTGCGTCGGCCGCGAACTCCCCGGTGGTGGGGTACCGCTGCGCCGGGTCCTTCGCGGTCCCACGTGCGATGACGGCGTCGAACGCGGTCCCGGTCGACGGCAGTGGCCGGTGCAGGTGCCCGGCGATGATCTGCTCCATGCTGGTGGCGCCGAACGGCTTGGCGCCGGTGAGACATTCGTAGAGCACGCAGGCGAGAGCGTAGGTGTCGCTGGCCGGGCCGACCGCCGTGCCGGGCGCACCGGCGCCGAATCGCTCCGGCGCCATGTAGTTGAACGACCCGATCGCCGCGCCGGTGGCGGTGAGTGAGGTCTGGCCCGCGGACTGGACCAGTCCGAAGTCGACGAGGTAGGCGAAGCCGCCCTTGTCAAGGAGGATGTTCTCCGGTTTGACGTCGCGGTGGGTGAGTCCGGCGTCGTGGGCCGAATCGAGCGCGCCGGCGATCTGCGAGACGATGTCGACGGCTCGCTCGGCCGGCAGCGATCCCTGTCGCAGGAGTGCCCGGAGGTCGTCTCCGCGGACGATCCGCATGTCCAGGTAGAGCTGGCCGTCGATCTCGCCGTAGTCGTGGATCGGGATGACGTGCGGGTCGTGCAGCTTGGCCGTCGTCTGGGACTCCCGGAGAAAGCGGGTGCGGAAGTCGTCGTCGCCGGACAGCTGCGGCGGCAACAGTTTCAGTGCGACCGTGCGGTCCTTGACCGTGTCGACGGCCTCGTAGACCTCGCCCATACCGCCCCGCCCGAGGAGCCGGACGAGGCGGTACGGGCCGAGCTGTGTTCCCCGGCGATCCCCCGTGTTCATAGGGGTTGAGGTTACCGGGTGACCAGCGGTAAGCCCTGTTCCAGGAGGTCGACGGCGGCCAGGAACTCGGCGAGGGTGGCCTCGTCGGGCTCGGCGGCCTGCTCGGCGATCATCATCATCACCCCGGACAGCGCCGCGACGAAGACCCGCAGTTCGAGGGCATCGGCGGGGGTGCCGGTGTAGTCGGCGATGAACTCGACGGCTTCGAGCATCACCCGGTCGGCCTCCAGCTGATACGCCATGCGGAGTACCGGTTCGGTGCGCAGCAGATGCAGCCGCTGCGGATCACTGGCCCAGGGGTCGTCACGGGCCACCTCGAAGAGGTCGGTGAGCATCCGGCGGGCCAGGTCGAAGTGACTCAGACCGGGCGGCACCGCGTCGAGCATCCGCTGTCGGGCTTCGCCGAGGTCATCGGTGACCAGCACCTGCTCCTTGGAGTCGAAATACCGGAACAGCGTGGTGTGCGAGACCCCGGCGCGCTCGGCGATCTGCGCGACCGTGGTGGCCTGGTAACCCTGCTTGGAGATCAGCTCCAGGGCGGCGGCGCGGATCGCGGCCCGGGTGCGCGCCTTGTGCTCGGCGCGCGACCCGGGCCGGGGCTCGATCACGTGGCGGCCGCCGGGGTGGCCGGGGTCAGTTCGACGGGCTCGGAGGTCTCCTCGCTCAGGCCGCGGTTACGGACCGCGCTGCCCTCGACGTCGAAGTTGAGCACCAGCTTGTCGAGCCAGCGGGGCAGACCCCACGCCTTCTCACCGAGCAGCGAGATCACCGCGGGCACCACCGTCATCCGGATGATGAAGGCGTCGAAGAAGACCGCGACGGCCATCGCGAAGCCGAGCATCTTGTTGGTGGTCTCCGGCGACAGCATGAACGCGGCGAAGACGCTGATCATGATGATCGCCGCCGAGGTCACCACGCGGGCGCCGTGCCGGTACCCGGCGATGATCGCGTCCTTGGGCGACATACCGTGCAAGAACTCCTCGCGCATCCGCGTCACCAGGAACACCTGGTAGTCCATCGCCAGGCCGAAGACCACACCCACCAGGAAGATCGGCAGGAACGACAGCAGCGGCTTGGTGTGATCGATCAGGCCGAGGGCGCCGTCGGTGAACACCAGGGTGGTGATGCCGAACGTGGCCAGCACGGAGAAGACGAAGCCGAGCGTGCCGATCAGCGGCACCCAGATCGACCGGAACACCGCGATCATGATGAGGAACGCCAGGCCCACGACCACCGCGATGTACGGGATCAGTGCCTTGTCGAGCTTGGCCGACAGATCGGACATGATCGCGGTCTGGCCGCCGACGTGGATCTCCGCGTGCTGTTCGCGCAGCTGGGGGCTGAGCGCGCGGACCGATTCCATCAGGTCGTGGGTCTGTGGCGCGCTCGGCTTGCTGTTCGGGGTCACCACGATGAGGGCGGTGTCCGCACCGGCGTTCGTATTCTGCTTGTCGGTGCCGTTGCCCATCCAGGCCAGCGACTCGGGCTGGTACACGTCCTTCATGGTCTTGATCCGGGCGACCGCGGCATCGGCGGCCGGAGCCAGGTCCGCGGCGTCGTTGGCGTGGACGACCACGTAGAGCTCGCCGTTGATGCCCTCGCCGAAGCCCTTGGCGACCAGGGATTGCGCGGCGGCCTCCTCATCGGAGTTCATGTCCATGCCGAGCTGCATGCCCTTGACGGGGATGGCGGCGGCGATCAGGATCGCCAGGCCGACGACGATGAACGGGATCGGCTTGGCGACGACGGCGCGGCCGAACTTCACCCCGAGGGTATCGGCGGTGTCGGACTCCTCGGCGTGCTTGATCCACGGGATCTTCGGCAGGAAGGCGAAGCGTCCGACGGCGCCGAGCAGCGCCGGGATCAGGGTGAGGGCGGCGATCACCGCGACCAGGACGGCCAGACCGGCGCCCAGGCCCATCTGGGTGATCAGCGGAATGCCGATCACCATCAGCGCGACCACCGCGATGATGACGGTGAGGCCGGCGAAGACCACGGCGGTGCCCGCCGTGCCGACGGCCCGTCCCGCGGCGTCGGCGGGTGAGCCGCCGCGTTTGAGCTCGGTGCGGTACCGGGTCACGATGAACAGGGCGTAGTCGATCGACACGGCGATACCGAGCATCATGACGATGCCGGTCGCGGTCTGGTTGACGCTCATGAACGTCGCGCTGACCATGAGCAGCATCATCGTCAGGCCGACGCCCACGATGCCGGTGATGAGCGGTATGAAGGCCGCGATCAGAGCGCCGAACGCCACGATCATGACGACGAAGGCCACGGCGAAGCCGAGAACCTCGGCCATGCTCTGTTCCTGCGCCTGCATCAGACTGCCGGTCGCCTCCACCTGGAGGCCGCCGGTGCGGTTGTCCTCCAGGATCTTGACCAGTTTCTCCTTGTCGGCGGCCTTGACGTCCATGAGGTCGACGTCCTGGCTGACCGTGATCAGGCCGATCTTGCCGTCCTTGGACAGCACCTTCTCGGCGATCGCCGGATCGGCCTTGGCCGCGGTCACCGGGTCGGTGATGGTCTGCGGATCGGTCACGCTGGGCAGCTTCGCGAGTTCACCGGTGAGCTTGTTGATCTGCCCGGTGTGGGCGGCCAGGCCGTTCTCCGCGCCGACGACGACGATGGTGCGCGACTTGGTCTGCTGCTGCGAGAGCGCCGGGAAGTTCTTCTGCAACTGCTCCATCGCGACGCCGCCGTCGGTGCCGGGCAGCTCGAAGTCCTTGGCGAACTTGGGATGCAGAGTGAGGACGAGAGTGCTCAAGATCGCCGCGACCGCGACCCACGCGGCGAGTACCCACCACTTGTGACGGAAGGAGAACCGGCCGAGCCGGAAGAGAACTGAAGACATGCCAACAAGTGTTACTGAGTAACACTTCCGTCGGCAACGTGATTTCAGCGTGAAGCCGCGCACACCTCGGCGAGGAAGTGGCGGATCAGATCGTGGTCCTTGCGTCCGGGCGACGACTCGACGCCGGAGGAGACGTCGACGCCCCACGGCCGCGCCTGCGCGATCGCGGCGGCGACGTTGTCCGGGCGCAGCCCACCGGCCAGAATCCACCGTCCGTCGGGGCCGTTCTCGGCGAGCACACTCAGGTCCCACTGTTCACCGGACCCGGGGCGCGGGGCGTCGAGCAGCAGCGTCTCCTCGCCGTACGCGCCGACGTGCAGGTCGGGGTCGTGGGCGAGGGAGGTGGCGCGCCAGACGCGGCCGAAGTGCGCGGTGGCGGCGGCGAAGTCGTCGCGCGTATAGGTGCCGTGCAGCTGGAGGACGCTCACGCCGAGGTCGGTGGCGAGCTCGGCGGCGTCGGTCGCAGGCATGTCGTTCACGACCAGGACGGTGTCGACCCGGTCGTCGGCGGCGGCCACGATCCGTCGTGCCAGCTCCGGCGCGATGGCCCGGGGGCTGGTGCGGTTGATCACCACGCCGATCGCGTCGGCGCCCGCGGCGACGGCCACGTCGACGTCGTCGATCGCGGTCAGGCCGCATACCTTGGCGTACATGCCGCCCACTTTACGGCCGCGCGACGCCGGATTCCGGCGACGGCGGTGCGATCAGGGCGGCGGCGATCGCGGTGGTGAACGGCACCGACAGGGCCAGCGCGATACCGCCGACAAAGGTGCGGGCCAGCTCGATCGCCACCTCTTCGCCGGTCAGGAGCGACGAGAACGGCTGTCCGGCCACCGAGAACAGGAGCAGCAGCGGCAGCGCACTGCCCGCGTACGCGAAGACGAGGGTGTAGACGGTGCTGGCGATGTGGTCGCGGCCGACGCGCATGGCGCCGCGGAACGCGCCCAGCCGGGACTGGCCCGCCGCGGCGGCCAGCTCGAAAGTGGTCGACGCCTGGGTGATCGTGACGTCGTTCAGCACGCCGAGCGTACCGATCACGAAGCCGGCCAGGAGCAGCCCGGACAGCGAGAGGGAGCCCTGATACAGCTGCAGGGTCCGGGTGGACTCGCCGGACAAGCCGGTCAGGGACAGTGAGGTGACGGCCGCCTGGCTGAGCCCGGCCGCCAGGATGAGCGAGACCACGGTGCCCAACAGCGCGGAGCTGGTCCGCATGTTGACCCCGTGCGCCAGATAGAGGACGGGGAACAGGATGGCGGCCGACGAGACGAGCGCCACGCCCACCACCGAGTGCCCGTCGAGGATCGACGGCAGCGTGAAGTAGCCGAGCACGCCGAACGCGAAGACCAGTCCGATCACCGCCCGCAGTCCGCGCCAGGTCGCGACGGCCACCACCGCCACCACGAAGGCGAGTGCCCACCAGATCAGCGGAGTGCCGCGCTGATAGTCGTAGAAGGCGTAGCGGAGCGTGCCCGACGGATCGGTGATGACGGAGAGCCGCAGATGGTCGTCGAGGTGCAGGTCGGGCTGTCCGGCCATCGGCGCGTTCGGGTCCAGTCCCTTGGTGGAGGGCTGGCCGGGGACGTCGTCGGTCTGGGTGCGGTTGGTGGCGATGGACAGCACCACGTACTGCCCCTGCTGCGCCCCCGAGGTGAGCCGGGTGACCGAAGCGATGCAGGGCCCGCCGGTCGCCGCGATCGCCGGATACGCGGTGGTCGCGGTGCCCGGGGTCAGCGTTCCGCAGTCGGCGCGCGACTGTGAGATCACCGTGGCGTCGACCGTCCGGATCGGCCCGCCGTCGGCCGCCTGGAACGGGATCGGCAGGGGTCGTTCGGCGTGGCTCGGCCAGAGCAGGATCGCGCCGATCACCGTTGCCAGCGCGGCCAGGACCAGCAGACCGACGACGGCCGGCCGGGAGTAGCGGGCGAGGTTCTCCACCGGTCCCGTCGCGTGGACGTGTCCGGCGTGCGTGTGGCCACCCGGCGCCGGTCCCGGCGATGCGCCGGGCGGCGGGCCGCTCGCGGCCGGTGAGTCCGCGGGCTCGGGGAGACGGTGGCTCACACGCTCGACGGTAGCCGATCAGCCGAACGTGACGGTCGCCTGCTTGTCGTTCATCACCACGACCGGGGTGATCGGGGAGAAGCCGGCCTCGCGGATCTTGTCCAGGTCCACCTCGAGCAACGGCTGCCCGGCGCTCACGGTGTCGCCGGCCTTGACGAGCGGCGAGAAGCCGTCGCCCTTCATCTTGACGGTGTCCAGGCCGACGTGGATCAGGATCTCGGTGCCGTCGGCCAGCCTCAGCCCGAGCGCGTGACCGGTCGGGAACACGGTCACCACGGTGGCGTCGGCGGGGGCGACGACGAGACCGGCGGCCGGGTCGACGGCCAGGCCGGGGCCCATCATGCCGCTGGCGAAGACCTTGTCGGGGACCGCGTCGAGCGCGAGGACTTCGCCCGGGATCGGCTGCTGCAGGATGACGGTCTTGCCGGTGGCGGGCTCGTCGGCGTCGTCCTCGGGCGTGTCGTTCTCGGGGGCCGGCCTGTCGATCACCGCGGTGGTCACCGGTGCGGCGGCGCGGCCCGCGATGAGGTCTTCCATCGCGTCCTTCACGAACTGGACGCGCGTCCCGTAGATCACCTGGATCGAGTGCCCGCCGGGCTTCATGGTGCCGGCGGCGCCCGCCTTCTTGAGCGCGGCCTCGTCGACCACCGAGGTGTCGGCCAGTTCCATGCGAAGCCGGGTGGCGCAGTTGTCGAGGCTGGTGATGTTCGCGGCGCCGCCCAGGGCGTCGATGAAGCGGGCGGCGGTGCCGAGGAACGGGCTGTCGCCGCCGTTGTCGAGTTCTTCCTCGACGAAGTCGGCGTCGTCCTCGCGGCCCGGCGTCTTGAGGTTGAACTTCAGGATCACCCAGCGGAACACCACGAAGTAGATGACGAACCAGCAGACGCCCATCACCAGGATGATCCACGGGTTCTCGGCCAGCGGGTTGGTCCAGTTCAGCACCAGGTCGACGAAGCCGCCGGAGAAGCCGAAGCCCATGCGGACCGGCAGCAGCTGGCTGATCGCCATCGAGATGCCCATGAACAGCGCGTGCAGCACGTACAGGAAGGGCGCCAGGAACATGAACGAGAACTCGAGCGGCTCGGTGACGCCGACGAAGAACGACGCGACCGCGCCGGACAGCAGGATGCCGTAGGCCACCTTCTTCTGGGTGGGCTTGGCCGTGGTGTACATGGCCAGGGCGGCGCCGGGCAGGCCGAACATCATGATCGGGAAGAAGCCGGTCATGTACTGGCCGGTGACGCCGAAGACGCCCGGGCCGTCGCTGCCCTGGAGGAAGTTGCCGAGGTCGTTGATGCCGGCGACGTCGAACCAGAACACCGAGTTCAGCGCGTGGTGCAGGCCGAACGGGATCAGCAGGCGGTTGAAGAAGCCGTACAGGCCGGTGCCGAGGGCGCCGAGGTCGACGATCCACTCGCCGAAGTTGACCAGGCCGGTGTAGATCAGCGGCCAGAGGAACAGCAGGAACAGGGCGACGATCAGGGAGACGCCCGCGGTCACGATCGCGACGCTGCGGCGACCGGAGAAGAACGACAGCGCGTCGGGCAGCTGGACGTCCTTGAAGCGGTTGTAGCAGAGCGCGCCGATGATGCCGCACAGGATGC
The nucleotide sequence above comes from Gordonia sp. PP30. Encoded proteins:
- a CDS encoding phosphoribosylanthranilate isomerase is translated as MYAKVCGLTAIDDVDVAVAAGADAIGVVINRTSPRAIAPELARRIVAAADDRVDTVLVVNDMPATDAAELATDLGVSVLQLHGTYTRDDFAAATAHFGRVWRATSLAHDPDLHVGAYGEETLLLDAPRPGSGEQWDLSVLAENGPDGRWILAGGLRPDNVAAAIAQARPWGVDVSSGVESSPGRKDHDLIRHFLAEVCAASR
- a CDS encoding TetR family transcriptional regulator, with protein sequence MIEPRPGSRAEHKARTRAAIRAAALELISKQGYQATTVAQIAERAGVSHTTLFRYFDSKEQVLVTDDLGEARQRMLDAVPPGLSHFDLARRMLTDLFEVARDDPWASDPQRLHLLRTEPVLRMAYQLEADRVMLEAVEFIADYTGTPADALELRVFVAALSGVMMMIAEQAAEPDEATLAEFLAAVDLLEQGLPLVTR
- the nagE gene encoding N-acetylglucosamine-specific PTS transporter subunit IIBC, giving the protein MMKFLQNLGKSIMLPVAVLPVAAILVGIGNWIKGAAGPNVVEAFLTTAGLAVVGNLALLFAVGVAIGMAEKSDGTSALAGLVSWLVITSLLAPSSVMNLLGKGFTSTPVADGTAVTAGQQIAEQNGHFVLQSPDVNAAFAPGAFQNAFIGILCGIIGALCYNRFKDVQLPDALSFFSGRRSVAIVTAGVSLIVALFLLFLWPLIYTGLVNFGEWIVDLGALGTGLYGFFNRLLIPFGLHHALNSVFWFDVAGINDLGNFLQGSDGPGVFGVTGQYMTGFFPIMMFGLPGAALAMYTTAKPTQKKVAYGILLSGAVASFFVGVTEPLEFSFMFLAPFLYVLHALFMGISMAISQLLPVRMGFGFSGGFVDLVLNWTNPLAENPWIILVMGVCWFVIYFVVFRWVILKFNLKTPGREDDADFVEEELDNGGDSPFLGTAARFIDALGGAANITSLDNCATRLRMELADTSVVDEAALKKAGAAGTMKPGGHSIQVIYGTRVQFVKDAMEDLIAGRAAAPVTTAVIDRPAPENDTPEDDADEPATGKTVILQQPIPGEVLALDAVPDKVFASGMMGPGLAVDPAAGLVVAPADATVVTVFPTGHALGLRLADGTEILIHVGLDTVKMKGDGFSPLVKAGDTVSAGQPLLEVDLDKIREAGFSPITPVVVMNDKQATVTFG
- a CDS encoding MMPL family transporter, producing the protein MSSVLFRLGRFSFRHKWWVLAAWVAVAAILSTLVLTLHPKFAKDFELPGTDGGVAMEQLQKNFPALSQQQTKSRTIVVVGAENGLAAHTGQINKLTGELAKLPSVTDPQTITDPVTAAKADPAIAEKVLSKDGKIGLITVSQDVDLMDVKAADKEKLVKILEDNRTGGLQVEATGSLMQAQEQSMAEVLGFAVAFVVMIVAFGALIAAFIPLITGIVGVGLTMMLLMVSATFMSVNQTATGIVMMLGIAVSIDYALFIVTRYRTELKRGGSPADAAGRAVGTAGTAVVFAGLTVIIAVVALMVIGIPLITQMGLGAGLAVLVAVIAALTLIPALLGAVGRFAFLPKIPWIKHAEESDTADTLGVKFGRAVVAKPIPFIVVGLAILIAAAIPVKGMQLGMDMNSDEEAAAQSLVAKGFGEGINGELYVVVHANDAADLAPAADAAVARIKTMKDVYQPESLAWMGNGTDKQNTNAGADTALIVVTPNSKPSAPQTHDLMESVRALSPQLREQHAEIHVGGQTAIMSDLSAKLDKALIPYIAVVVGLAFLIMIAVFRSIWVPLIGTLGFVFSVLATFGITTLVFTDGALGLIDHTKPLLSFLPIFLVGVVFGLAMDYQVFLVTRMREEFLHGMSPKDAIIAGYRHGARVVTSAAIIMISVFAAFMLSPETTNKMLGFAMAVAVFFDAFIIRMTVVPAVISLLGEKAWGLPRWLDKLVLNFDVEGSAVRNRGLSEETSEPVELTPATPAAAT
- a CDS encoding serine/threonine-protein kinase gives rise to the protein MNTGDRRGTQLGPYRLVRLLGRGGMGEVYEAVDTVKDRTVALKLLPPQLSGDDDFRTRFLRESQTTAKLHDPHVIPIHDYGEIDGQLYLDMRIVRGDDLRALLRQGSLPAERAVDIVSQIAGALDSAHDAGLTHRDVKPENILLDKGGFAYLVDFGLVQSAGQTSLTATGAAIGSFNYMAPERFGAGAPGTAVGPASDTYALACVLYECLTGAKPFGATSMEQIIAGHLHRPLPSTGTAFDAVIARGTAKDPAQRYPTTGEFAADARRVLAGSPPALPAPPPAAPFTAEAPTGPTPAGTRPVTGSAGFTTPTYPHPVGAAGYPPASRRDAPNTALLTIAAVVAVLALAVVGIWLWPRGDDSHQTTTAAGDVTVTETSPATSPSAGEAPAGTVTRTQTPIPQAPPGTTTARGVGDLGLSTPISTPPCDGRIITIVQSPLGDAPVAEVQAALDKYEGSQYLRADQSCSSLRPRDEHGNVIYAVYYDGCSKKYRYPGSYGRRLENSGVTGVEVC
- a CDS encoding YibE/F family protein; protein product: MSHRLPEPADSPAASGPPPGASPGPAPGGHTHAGHVHATGPVENLARYSRPAVVGLLVLAALATVIGAILLWPSHAERPLPIPFQAADGGPIRTVDATVISQSRADCGTLTPGTATTAYPAIAATGGPCIASVTRLTSGAQQGQYVVLSIATNRTQTDDVPGQPSTKGLDPNAPMAGQPDLHLDDHLRLSVITDPSGTLRYAFYDYQRGTPLIWWALAFVVAVVAVATWRGLRAVIGLVFAFGVLGYFTLPSILDGHSVVGVALVSSAAILFPVLYLAHGVNMRTSSALLGTVVSLILAAGLSQAAVTSLSLTGLSGESTRTLQLYQGSLSLSGLLLAGFVIGTLGVLNDVTITQASTTFELAAAAGQSRLGAFRGAMRVGRDHIASTVYTLVFAYAGSALPLLLLFSVAGQPFSSLLTGEEVAIELARTFVGGIALALSVPFTTAIAAALIAPPSPESGVARP